GGGTGGAGCCGGGAGCCGCCGGCAGCGCGAAGCTTCCACGACTGCCTGTACCGGACCTCCCCGGACCCGGTGCAGCAGCGCGCGGCCTCCAGCGTGGGGCTGGCGGTGGCCTGCCACCCGCTGCCGTCCCTGCTCATGTGCTCCTGCCACTACCACGTCTGCAAGGCAGTGCGCCTGTCGCACGTGCGCGTGCGACCCGTGACCACCTACGCGCGCGTGCTGCGCTTCTTCAGCGAGGTGCGCACGGCCACCACCGTGCTCGTCAGGATCCTCTCCGTCATCGGCTGCCGGGGGCCCCACTGCTTCCTTGGGCTGCTGGCCGCGACCCGACAGCTGCAGGCCGCGAAGGCGCCCTCATTTCTCAATGTGGTGGCTGTCTGGCTGACCTGGGCCAATGGGGCCATCAACTCTGTCATCTATGCCATCCGTAACCCCAACATTTCGATGCTCCTGGGGCGCCACCGGGAGGAGGGCTACCGGACTAGGAGTGTGGACGCTTTCCTGCCCAACCAGGGCCTGGGTCGGCAGGCCCAACACCGCAGTCGCCTTCGTAACTGCTATGCCAACCGGCTGGGAACCTGCACCGGGATGTCCTACCCCAACCTGGCCGCCGGGGCTGGACGGGACTTGGCCACGTGGGCCTGCAAAAATCCAGTTGTGCTTTTTTGCCAGGAGGGGCCACCAGAGCCAATGACAGCAGTGGCCAAACCATCTAAACCTGGAGCCGGGGTACCAGCCTTTAAGAAGGGTTATGATTCACAGCTTGTGAAGGCAAATTTCCACCAGCTTCATCTAATGATGAAAGATTCCAGGGAGGtacatgcaaattcataaagccaAACATTTACATCAAAGAGATGGAGGAGGGAGGCTTACCACTTGTCCCaaacaatataaaaaacaatGTCCCTTCTTCAAAACTGCCAAAAGGAATGtaaaatcaaaaattaaaacactCTTAAGCCACACAACTAAACATTGTGAACTGTAAGTgccaaaaatgacaaaaaataaacttcacaatTACTGAAAAGCTCTTATTACAAGGATCACActgtgaaacaaacaaaaaacatcgAAGGCAACCACTATTTGTTCAAATGCATGtttcaggaatgaaaggaaaTCCTCAGAGCTGTTTGAAGAGCCCTCTATATCACCAGCATTCAACAAAACTTCAGATATTTAGAACTTGTGCCTCTCATATATGCTTTGAGTGTTTAGGTTGGGAGAGATGAAATTCTCATCCTCACACATTTTTGCTGCACTTCATTCCCCCCTCTTTTATAATCTTGGtgggtaattttaaatttatggcccatttaaaacaattttaggatttttgaAAGATGATTTATTACTAGATAAAATTCAACAGTTTCTGAAgggcaaatgaaaaaataaatgtagttgTTTGACGTAGTATTCTAAGATTATATGTAAAAAGAGATGTCCCTTCCACCCTTCTCCTACACC
This genomic stretch from Tamandua tetradactyla isolate mTamTet1 chromosome 12, mTamTet1.pri, whole genome shotgun sequence harbors:
- the GPR135 gene encoding LOW QUALITY PROTEIN: G-protein coupled receptor 135 (The sequence of the model RefSeq protein was modified relative to this genomic sequence to represent the inferred CDS: inserted 2 bases in 1 codon); this encodes PPPALPPVSTAQPRAPSAAATPGGTPSAAAAVLSLSTGASVAAEALGTPSEDRSGAAGAGRGGGEAGALVLLLLLVLLSSLGNGAVMAAIRKHRQLRTVTNAFILSLSDLLPALLCLPAAFPDLRPPPAAAAGPWRGFCAASRFFGACFGVVSALSAALVSLDRYCAILRPPRERIGXGAWLAALGFSLLWERLGWSREPPAARSFHDCLYRTSPDPVQQRAASSVGLAVACHPLPSLLMCSCHYHVCKAVRLSHVRVRPVTTYARVLRFFSEVRTATTVLVRILSVIGCRGPHCFLGLLAATRQLQAAKAPSFLNVVAVWLTWANGAINSVIYAIRNPNISMLLGRHREEGYRTRSVDAFLPNQGLGRQAQHRSRLRNCYANRLGTCTGMSYPNLAAGAGRDLATWACKNPVVLFCQEGPPEPMTAVAKPSKPGAGVPAFKKGYDSQLVKANFHQLHLMMKDSREVHANS